In Canis lupus dingo isolate Sandy chromosome 1, ASM325472v2, whole genome shotgun sequence, a single genomic region encodes these proteins:
- the LOC112643808 gene encoding 60S ribosomal protein L31-like, producing MAPTKKGGEEKKKGHSAINEVVTREYTINIHKCTHGMDFKKRAPQALKEIWKFAVKEMGTPDVCIDTRLNHTLWAKGIRNVPYRIHVQLSRKHNVDEYSPNKPYMLVTHVPVTTFKNLQAVNVDETNC from the coding sequence ATGGCTCCCACAAAGAAAGGTGgtgaggagaagaagaagggacaTTCCGCCATCAATGAGGTAGTGACTAGAGAATACACCATCAACATTCACAAGTGCACCCATGGCATGGATTTCAAGAAGCGTGCCCCTCAGGCACTCAAAGAGATCTGGAAATTTGCTgtgaaggagatgggaactccagatgtgTGCATTGACACCAGGCTCAACCACACtctctgggccaaaggaataaggaatgttccataccGTATCCACGTGCAGTTGTCCAGAAAACATAATGTGGATGAATATTCACCAAACAAGCCCTATATGTTGGTTACCCATGTACCTGTCACCACCTTCAAAAATCTACAGGCAGTTAATGTGGATGAAACTAATTGTTGA
- the CALHM6 gene encoding calcium homeostasis modulator protein 6: protein MEKLQTVLDLQLKQHRALGYGLVSLLTAGGERLFSAALFQCPCSAAWNLPYGLVFLLVPALALFLLGYVLNARTWRLLTGCCARSSRSRARGCGAGLRGAVVCAQLGASAAVAPLTWVAVALLGGAFYECAAAGSAPLARRLCRGRAPACEAQLPLAPCLPAQGPDAQGLLRELKAQSQVLGWILIALVIIFLLIFTSVSRCLSPVSFLQLKFWKIYLEQEQQILKAQATEHAMELAKENVKCFFECLHPEECNTPSMKDWQQISSLYTFNPKEQYYSMLHKYVNRKEKTHSIISKEGDAVIPVLGFVDTPGININTAAEL, encoded by the exons ATGGAGAAGCTGCAGACGGTGCTCGACCTGCAGCTCAAGCAGCACAGGGCGCTGGGCTACGGCCTGGTGAGCCTCCTGACGGCGGGCGGGGAGCGCCTGTTCTCCGCCGCCTTGTTCCAGTGTCCCTGCAGCGCCGCCTGGAACCTGCCCTACGGCCTGGTCTTCCTGCTGGTGCCCGCGCTCGCCCTCTTCCTGCTGGGCTACGTGCTGAACGCGCGCACCTGGCGCCTGCTCACCGGCTGCTGCGCGCGCAGCTCGCGCTCCCGCGCCCGGGGCtgcggcgcggggctgcggggcgccgTGGTGTGCGCGCAGCTGGGCGCCTCGGCCGCGGTGGCGCCGCTCACCTGGGTGGCCGTGGCGCTGCTCGGCGGCGCCTTCTACGAGTGCGCGGCCGCCGGGAGCGCGCCCCTGGCGCGGCGCCTGTGCCGGGGCCGCGCCCCCGCCTGCGAGGCCCAGCTGCCGCTCGCGCCCTGCCTGCCCGCGCAGGGCCCCGACGCGCAGGGCCTCCTCAGGGAGCTCAAGGCGCAGTCGCAG GTGCTGGGCTGGATCCTGATAGCACTTGTCATcatcttccttctgatttttaCGTCTGTCTCCCGATGCCTATCTCCAGTTAGTTTCCTGCAGCTGAAATTCTGGAAAATCTATTTGGAACAGGAGCAGCAGATCCTTAAAGCTCAGGCCACAGAGCATGCCATGGAACTGGCAAAAGAGAATGTTAAGTGTTTCTTTGAGTGCTTACACCCAGAGGAATGCAATACCCCCAGCATGAAAGACTGGCAGCAAATTTCATCTCTATATACTTTCAATCCGAAGGAGCAGTACTACAGCATGTTGCACAAATATGtcaacagaaaagagaagactcaTAGTATCATATCTAAAGAAGGAGATGCAGTGATTCCTGTTCTTGGCTTTGTAGATACACCTGGTATAAACATAAACACTGCTGCTGAGTTATGA
- the LOC112643473 gene encoding cytochrome c oxidase subunit 7B, mitochondrial-like — protein sequence MFPMARKAQNLPEFKAFHKQWQGSHQKWAPDFHDKYGNVVLASGATFSIAVWAYTATQIGIEWNLSPVGRVTPKGMEGSVIPAGVIMNCFKTNS from the coding sequence ATGTTTCCCATGGCCAGAAAGGCTCAAAATCTTCCCGAGTTCAAAGCATTCCACAAACAATGGCAAGGCAGTCACCAGAAATGGGCACCTGATTTCCATGACAAATATGGTAATGTTGTATTAGCTAGTGGAGCCACTTTCTCTATTGCTGTATGGGCATATACAGCAACACAAATTGGGATAGAATGGAACCTGTCCCCTGTTGGCAGAGTCACCCCTAAAGGAATGGAGGGATCAGTAATCCCAGCTGGTGTAATAATGAATTGTTTCAAAACCAACTCATAA